One genomic segment of Coffea arabica cultivar ET-39 chromosome 6e, Coffea Arabica ET-39 HiFi, whole genome shotgun sequence includes these proteins:
- the LOC113739105 gene encoding UDP-glycosyltransferase 71K1-like translates to MKKTKLVFVPSPGIGHLISTVELSKRLTERDDQLSIFVLVISSPVGPDLESYTQQVAASNTGIQFINIPQVDPNLPQVWSSPENLYALYLESHKSHVKTAIIDQVLVSESITSLAGIVVDLFCSSMVDVANEFGVPSYVFFPSGCAYLGFMFYLPFHYSQNGREFETSDSDSIIPTYSHPIPSKVIPSYAFNKHGGYSSFVKHATKFKETKGIIINTFAELEPHAVDQLKFDSETPPIYTVGPLLDLEGRKQEPDHEKVMKWLDDQPPSSVIFLCFGSMGSFEPDQLAEMALALERSGYRFLWSVRLSKAYTKGIGEHSNISEMLPQGFLERVENRGLVSSWAPQMEVLAHEAVGGFVSHCGWNSILESLWHGVPVATWPVYAEQQINAFELVRELELALDLKMDYRMENAQNLVVAEKIEKAIRCLMDTENPIRKRVQEMKEMSRKAIENGGSSFISLGRLIEDMHINIGKDKGSF, encoded by the coding sequence atgaagaagacaaagcttgtttttgttccatcaCCAGGCATAGGTCACCTAATATCCACAGTTGAGCTCTCCAAGCGCTTAACTGAAAGAGATGATCAGCTATCAATATTTGTTCTGGTCATAAGCTCACCTGTTGGCCCAGACTTGGAGTCCTACACTCAACAAGTGGCTGCTTCAAACACTGGTATTCAATTCATCAACATTCCTCAAGTAGATCCGAATCTACCACAGGTCTGGAGCTCCCCAGAAAACCTTTATGCTCTCTATTTGGAAAGCCATAAATCCCATGTCAAAACAGCAATAATTGATCAAGTACTAGTATCAGAATCCATCACTTCTCTTGCCGGGATAGTTGTTGATCTATTCTGTAGTTCGATGGTTGATGTAGCGAATGAGTTTGGCGTTCCTTCATATGTGTTCTTCCCCTCTGGCTGTGCCTATCTTGGCTTCATGTTTTATCTTCCATTTCACTATAGCCAAAATGGAAGAGAGTTCGAGACTTCAGATTCTGATTCAATTATTCCAACTTATTCTCACCCTATACCTTCAAAGGTTATACCTTCTTATGCATTTAACAAGCATGGTGGTTATTCCTCATTCGTAAAACATGCTACCAAGTTCAAGGAGACAAAAGGAATCATCATAAACACGTTTGCAGAATTAGAACCTCATGCTGTGGATCAATTGAAATTCGATTCTGAAACACCGCCAATCTACACGGTTGGACCCTTGCTCGACCTGGAGGGCAGAAAGCAAGAGCCTGATCACGAAAAAGTAATGAAATGGCTAGATGATCAGCCTCCATCATCAGTTATATTTCTCTGTTTTGGAAGCATGGGTAGTTTTGAGCCTGACCAGTTAGCAGAAATGGCACTTGCACTCGAGCGGAGTGGATACAGATTCTTGTGGTCAGTCCGGTTATCAAAGGCCTATACAAAAGGGATAGGTGAACATTCCAATATTTCTGAGATGTTGCCGCAAGGCTTCTTAGAACGCGTCGAAAATCGAGGATTGGTGAGTAGTTGGGCACCACAAATGGAGGTGCTGGCTCATGAAGCAGTTGGGGGATTTGTATCTCATTGTGGCTGGAACTCTATACTAGAAAGCCTGTGGCATGGGGTGCCTGTTGCAACATGGCCTGTATATGCTGAGCAACAAATCAATGCGTTCGAGTTGGTAAGAGAATTGGAACTGGCTTTGGACTTGAAAATGGATTATCGAATGGAAAATGCACAGAATCTTGTAGTGGCTGAGAAAATCGAGAAAGCTATCAGATGCTTGATGGACACAGAGAATCCGATAAGAAAAAGAGTTCAAGAAATGAAGGAGATGAGCAGAAAGGCCATTGAAAATGGGGGTTCTTCATTCATTTCACTTGGACGTTTGATTGAAGATATGCACATCAACATTGGAAAAGATAAGGGAAGTTTCTAA